A single genomic interval of Schistocerca americana isolate TAMUIC-IGC-003095 chromosome 2, iqSchAmer2.1, whole genome shotgun sequence harbors:
- the LOC124594667 gene encoding uncharacterized protein LOC124594667, producing MASYGFPMTLLDLRCVVKSYLDRTGRKVPVFGNGNFPGREWAMSFMKRHKYVLSERVTKNITYARAATDTEVIDSYFEHLEKALEGIPPEKIWNYDETNVQDDPGSKKVLVRRGAKYPERIQNCSKACTSIMVCGNAAGQLAPLYVNYKAENMWSTWTENGPEGARYNRTKSGWFDHQVFEDWFINLMLPILKQQDGQKVLIGDNLSSHINLEVIRLCEKYGIKFIALPPNATHLLQPLDVAIFRVLKLIWREILSDWKQSTSGSRCTSVPKDELPGLLKKMMDKLQENIIKNLQSGFRKTGIFPLNKMEVLQRLPKAVLEESLQSLSGVVGEIFIEELQKKREEVTGCRAPKRRRRLTVPAGRSIYSAEIEASRAEQPKGKNTKASTSSRPSGSKEKAVLAGEMSEESSSDEDNSRERNWMDEDPSDPDVLDESFSCLEDSEPEMSPTKVIPNDKDVLGIDSMAPEKNVFKVDDFVVVNFEGKLFPGRVTEEKQEGYIVSVMERTKMFWKWPTKEDAILYSKEEVFYTIDPPRPVGKRGFFEVKNLD from the coding sequence ATGGCATCTTATGGTTTCCCAATGACATTACTTGATTTGCGCTGTGTCGTCAAATCATATCTAGATCGAACTGGAAGAAAAGTTCCCGTGTTTGGAaatggaaactttcctgggagagagTGGGCCATGTCATTTATGAAGCGGCATAAGTATGTTCTCTCCGAACGTGTCACCAAAAATATCACATATGCAAGAGCTGCGACTGATACTGAAGTGATTGACTCATATTTTGAGCATTTAGAGAAGGCGTTAGAGGGTATTCCGCCAGAAAAAATTTGGAATTACGACGAAACGAACGTCCAGGACGATCCGGGAAGCAAAAAAGTGTTGGTCAGAAGAGGAGCAAAATATCCAGAGCGGATACAAAATTGTTCCAAAGCGTGTACTTCGATTATGGTCTGTGGGAACGCCGCAGGACAGTTGGCTCCACTATACGTAAATTACAAGGCCGAGAACATGTGGTCGACCTGGACCGAAAATGGACCTGAAGGAGCCCGCTACAATCGTACTAAATCTGGATGGTTTGATCACCAAGTGTTTGAGGACTGGTTCATCAATCTTATGCTCCCCATACTGAAACAACAAGATGGCCAAAAAGTTCTTATTGGCGATAATTTGAGTTCGCATATTAACCTAGAGGTTATTCGACTCTGCGAAAAGTATGGGATAAAATTTATCGCACTCCCACCAAATGCGACACATCTACTGCAACCGCTAGATGTTGCCATATTCAGAGTTCTAAAACTGATTTGGCGTGAAATTTTGTCAGATTGGAAGCAATCGACATCTGGTAGCCGGTGCACATCAGTTCCAAAAGATGAACTGCCTGGTCTGTTAAAGAAAATGATGGACAAGCTGCAGGAGAACATCATAAAAAATCTCCAGTCAGGATTTAGGAAGACTGGGATTTTTCCGCTTAACAAAATGGAAGTCCTCCAAAGACTCCCGAAGGCCGTCTTGGAAGAGAGCCTACAGTCCTTATCAGGAGTGGTTGGTGAGATCTTCATAGAAGAACTGCAGAAGAAGAGAGAAGAGGTTACAGGATGCCGGGCCCCCAAGAGAAGGAGAAGGCTCACTGTTCCAGCAGGCAGAAGTATCTACAGTGCCGAAATCGAAGCCAGTAGGGCGGAACAGCCGAAAGGGAAGAACACAAAAGCCAGCACTTCCTCCAGACCCAGCGGATCCAAGGAAAAGGCTGTACTGGCAGGTGAGATGTCTGAAGAAAGCTCTTCAGATGAAGACAACAGCAGAGAGAGGAACTGGATGGATGAAGATCCCAGTGACCCCGACGTGCTGGATGAATCTTTCAGCTGTTTGGAGGATTCAGAACCTGAAATGTCTCCCACAAAAGTGATTCCAAATGATAAAGACGTCTTGGGAATCGACAGCATGGCTCCTGAAAAAAACGTTTTCAAAGTGGATGATTTTGTAGTGGTGAACTTTGAAGGGAAACTTTTTCCAGGAAGGGTGACTGAAGAAAAACAAGAGGGCTACATTGTCAGCGTTATGGAGAGGACCAAGATGTTCTGGAAGTGGCCTACTAAAGAAGATGCTATTCTGTACTCCAAAGAAGAAGTTTTCTACACTATCGACCCCCCAAGACCGGTAGGAAAGCGAGGGTTCTTTGAGGTGAAAAATCTAGATTAG